In Castor canadensis chromosome 11, mCasCan1.hap1v2, whole genome shotgun sequence, a single genomic region encodes these proteins:
- the Tob1 gene encoding protein Tob1, with the protein MQLEIQVALNFIISYLYNKLPRRRVNIFGEELERLLKKKYEGHWYPEKPYKGSGFRCIHIGEKVDPVIEQASKESGLDIDDVRGNLPQDLSVWIDPFEVSYQIGEKGPVKVLYVDDNNENGCELDKEIKNSFNPEAQVFMPISDPTSSVSSSPSPPFGHSAAVSPTFMPRSTQPLTFTTATFAATKFGSTKMKNSGRSNKVARTSPINLGLNVNDLLKQKAISSSMHSLYGLGLGSQQQPPQQPQPSQPPPPPPPQQQQQQKTSALSPNAKEFIFPNMQGQGSSTNGMFPGDSPLNLSPLQYSNAFDVFAAYGGLNEKSFVDGLNFSLNNMQYSNQQFQPVMAN; encoded by the coding sequence ATGCAGCTTGAAATCCAAGTAGcactaaattttattatttcatatttgtacAATAAGCTTCCCAGGAGACGTGTCAACATTTTTGGTGAAGAGCTTGAAAGACTTCTTAAGAAGAAATATGAAGGGCACTGGTATCCTGAAAAGCCATACAAAGGATCAGGGTTTAGATGTATACACATAGGCGAAAAAGTGGACCCGGTGATTGAACAAGCATCCAAAGAGAGTGGCTTGGACATTGATGATGTTCGTGGCAATCTGCCACAGGATCTTAGTGTTTGGATCGACCCATTTGAGGTTTCCTACCAAATTGGTGAGAAGGGACCAGTGAAGGTGCTTTATGTGGATGATAATAATGAAAATGGATGTGAGTTGGATAAGGAGATCAAAAACAGCTTTAACCCAGAGGCCCAGGTTTTCATGCCCATAAGTGACCCAACTTCATCAGTGTCCAGCTCTCCATCGCCTCCCTTTGGTCACTCTGCTGCTGTAAGTCCTACCTTCATGCCCCGATCCACTCAGCCTTTAACCTTCACCACTGCCACTTTTGCTGCCACCAAGTTCGGCTCTACCAAAATGAAGAATAGTGGCCGTAGCAACAAGGTTGCACGCACTTCTCCGATCAACCTCGGCctgaatgtgaatgacctcctaAAGCAGAAAGCCATCTCCTCCTCAATGCACTCTCTGTACGGGCTGGGCCTGGGCAGCCAGCAGCAGCCACCACAGCAGCCGCAGCCATCCCagccaccgccaccaccaccaccgcagcagcaacagcagcagaaaaCCTCTGCTCTTTCTCCTAATGCCaaggaatttatttttcctaatatgCAGGGTCAAGGTAGTAGTACCAATGGAATGTTCCCAGGTGACAGCCCCCTTAACCTCAGTCCTCTCCAGTACAGTAATGCCTTTGATGTGTTTGCGGCCTATGGAGGCCTCAACGAGAAGTCTTTTGTAGATGGCTTGAATTTTAGCTTAAATAACATGCAGTATTCTAACCAGCAATTCCAGCCTGTTATGGCTaactaa